One genomic segment of Ricinus communis isolate WT05 ecotype wild-type chromosome 3, ASM1957865v1, whole genome shotgun sequence includes these proteins:
- the LOC8272217 gene encoding 36.4 kDa proline-rich protein: MKMESTKILALLFICMFFTSSAATAVNPDCGACGHHKPPKHGGHKGGGGGLLPPIVKPPINLPPVIPPVVKPPINLPPVIPPVVKPPINLPPVIPPVVKPPINLPPVIPPVVKPPINLPPVIPPVIKPPINLPPVTVPPVITNPPKGSGGKPCPPPPAKAATCPIDTLKLGACVDLLGGLVHIGLGDPVVNQCCPVLQGLVELEAAVCLCTTLKLKLLNLNIYVPLALQLLVTCGKTPPPGYTCTL, encoded by the coding sequence ATGAAGATGGAGTCCACCAAGATTTTAGCTCTTCTCTTCATTTGCATGTTCTTCACTTCCTCAGCAGCCACCGCAGTTAACCCTGACTGCGGCGCTTGCGGCCATCACAAGCCACCAAAGCACGGAGGACACAAAGGGGGTGGTGGTGGTCTTTTGCCACCAATTGTTAAGCCTCCAATTAACTTGCCACCAGTAATTCCTCCAGTGGTTAAGCCTCCAATTAACTTGCCACCAGTAATTCCTCCAGTGGTTAAGCCTCCAATTAACTTGCCACCAGTTATTCCTCCAGTGGTCAAGCCTCCAATCAACTTGCCACCAGTTATTCCTCCTGTTGTTAAGCCTCCAATCAACTTGCCACCAGTTATTCCTCCCGTTATTAAACCACCAATCAATCTTCCTCCAGTTACAGTTCCTCCAGTTATTACTAACCCACCGAAGGGAAGTGGTGGAAAGCCATGCCCACCGCCACCAGCAAAGGCTGCTACTTGCCCAATCGATACATTGAAATTAGGCGCTTGTGTTGATCTTCTTGGCGGGTTAGTGCACATTGGTCTTGGTGACCCAGTTGTCAATCAATGTTGTCCAGTTCTTCAAGGACTTGTTGAGCTTGAAGCTGCAGTTTGTCTCTGCACCACTCTCAAACTCAAGCTTCTAAACCTTAACATCTATGTTCCACTTGCTCTTCAACTCCTTGTTACTTGTGGCAAGACTCCTCCTCCTGGTTACACCTGCACTCTCTAG
- the LOC8272216 gene encoding vesicle-associated membrane protein 711, protein MEILYGMVARGQVVLAEFSSTQTNANAIAREILAKIPDGNEDCNASYSSDRYIFHVKRTDGLIVLCMANDASGRRIPFAFLEDIHQRFVKTYGRAIHSAAAYAMNDDFSRILSQQMHHYSNDPEADRLNRLKGEMSQVRSVMMDNIEKVLEKGDRLALLVEKTSTLQGNTIRLRRQARRFRNTLWCRNVKLTAVSVVVLILVLIYIVLAFVCQGPLLLSCFK, encoded by the exons ATGGAGATATTATATGGAATGGTGGCAAGGGGACAAGTAGTGTTGGCAGAATTTAGCTCCACCCAGACAAATGCAAATGCGATAGCGAGAGAAATACTAGCCAAGATTCCTGATGGAAATGAGGATTGCAATGCTTCGTATTCTAGTGATCGTTACATCTTTCATGTCAAAAGAACTGATGGTCTCATCGTTCTTTGCATGGCGAACGATGCCTCTGGAA GGAGAATCCCATTTGCATTTCTCGAGGATATTCACCAAAGATTTGTGAAGACTTATGGACGTGCTATTCATTCAGCTGCTGCCTATGCAATGAATGATGATTTTTCCAGGATTCTAAGCCAACAAATgcatcattactcaaatgacCCGGAAGCAGATAGGTTAAACCGTTTAAAGGGTGAAATGAGTCAG GTGCGGAGTGTGATGATGGATAACATTGAAAAGGTCCTGGAGAAGGGTGATCGCTTAGCACTACTCGTCGAAAAAACTTCAACCCTGCAAGGAAATACCATTCGCCTTAGGCGGCAGGCCCGTCGTTTCAGGAATACTTTGTGGTGTAGAAATGTGAAGCTCAC GGCTGTATCCGTAGTAGTATTGATCCTGGTCTTGATTTACATTGTGCTCGCATTTGTTTGTCAAGGTCCCTTGCTTCTTTCCTGCTTCAAGTAA